GCAAAAGATAAATCGACTCTGACGAAAGGACTTACAAGATTATCGACTAGTATTACAGAAAATAAAGCAAAAGTAGATCAATTAGTAGAAGACTTGAAAAAATTCCGAAATAAAATGACAGCAGATACACAAAACTTCAAAAGTGATGCAAACCAAATTACATCAATCTTAGCTAGTCAAGATGCTGGAATTCCGCTTTTACAAAATCAAATTGCAACGTATAATGAGGCGATTAGTAAGTACAATGCAATCATTATCGGTTCATCAGTTGCGACAGCTTTAGGCCCAATTGCAATTATTGGCGGTGCAGTTGTAATTGCTACTGGTGCTGGGACTCCGTTAGGCATCGCGTTGATTGCTGGTGGTGCAGCAGCAGTAGGTGGTGGAACAGCAGGAATTGTATTAGCGAAGAAAGAACTTGATAATGCACAATCAGAAATTCAAAAGATAACAGGACAAATTACAGCTGCTCAATTAGAAGTAGCAGGATTAACGAACATTAAAACACAAACAGAATATTTAACAAATACAATTGACACTGCAATTACAGCGTTGCAAAATATTTCAAATCAATGGTATACAATGGGATCGAAATATAATTCTTTACTTCAAAATGTAGATTCTATTAGTCCAAACGACCTTGTTTTCATTAAAGAGGACTTGAATATAGCTAAAGATAGCTGGAAAAACATTAAAGACTATGCAGAAAAAATTTATGCTGAGGATATTAAAGTAGTAGATACGAAAAAAGCATAATAATAGCAACTGAATTGTTGTAGCGTTACGTATAGATTATTTATTCCTAATAAAGCTTTCCTGATCAATAGAGGTCGGGAGAGCTTTACCTCTTATGTTTCATATCCTCATAAAAGAATAGGTGAGAAGTATGCATAAAAATTTCTATAAAAAATGTCTTTTATCTATCATGATTGCTGGAGTGGCAACAAGCAATGTATTTCCTTTGCATCCTCTCGCGGCCGAACAAAAGGGACAGGCGCAGTCGCTACAAGAAAGCTCGAAAAATTATTCTCTTGGTCCAGCAGGATTTCAAGATGTAATGGCGCAAACAACTTCTAGCATATTTGCGATGGATTCATATGCAAAGTTAATTCGTGATCAGCAAGAGACAGATTTGAATCGAATTAGCTCAATAAATGGTGATTTGAGAGTAAATATGATTCAGCATCAAAAAGATGCGAAGATGAATGCGCAGTATTGGCTAAATCAAATGAAACCTCAAATTATGAAGACAGATCAAAATATTGTTGATTTTAATAATACGTTTCAGGCATTCTATAATCGTTTATTAGCAGCGATTGATCAAAAAGATAGCGGGAAGTTAAAAGTAGATTTAGAAAAGTTGTATGCGGACATTGTAAAGAATCAAAATGAGGTAGACGTATTATTAGGGAATTTAAAAACGTTTCGGGATAGGATGGCAAAAGATACAAATAGTTTTAAGGAAGACTCGAGTCAATTAACATCAATTTTAGCAAGTACAAATGCTGGTATTCCAGTCTTAGAGCAACAAATCAATACATATAACGACTCCATAAAAAAGAGTAATGATATGGTGATTGCTGGTGGTGTACTTTGTGTAGCTTTAATCACATGTCTTGCTGGTGGTCCGATGATTGCTGTTGCGAAGAAAGATATTGCAAATGCAGAAAGAGAAATTGCAAACTTGAAAGCTAGAATTTCTGGGGCGCAGGCAGAAGTAGCAATTTTGACCGATGTTAAAAATAAAACAACGAATATGACAGAGACGATTGATGCAGCAATTACGGCATTACAAAACATATCGAACCAATGGTATACGGTAGGAGCGAAGTATAATAATTTATTGCAAAATGTAAAAGGAATTAGTCCTGAAGAATTTACGTTTATAAAAGAAGATTTGAATACAGCGCGAGATAGCTGGAAAGATGTAAAAAATTACACAGAGAAGTTACATGAAGGTGTAACAAAATAAAAAACAGTGGACTATCCACTGTTTTTTCAGGCTGTGGAGAAAGTCTTCTCCACAGCCTTGTTTTGTGTCTGAACCTCTTTTTATGTGTCAACACTGATAAAAAAGAGGAAAAGGAGAGGTTTTTTATGATGGGTGCATTAAAAAATCATCGTGATGAACGTGTATCAGTTTCTGTAGAAGAATTAGTTCCACAAGACCATTTTCTTCGTGCGATTGAAGCTACAATCAGCTTTGATTTTATTGAAGAGAAGTTACGCCCCTATTACTGTGAAAATAATGGACGTCCTTCTATTCATCCAATCGTTTTATTTAAGATGATGTTTATTGGATATTTTTACGGTATTCGCTCAGAACGTCAACTAGAAAAAGAGATTAAAACCAATATTGCTTACCGTTGGTTTTTAGGATTTTCCCTATCAGATCCAATTCCAAATCATTCTACCATCAGCTGGAATCGCCGTACGCGCTTTATTCATACAAATATATTTGAAGAAATCTTTGATGAAATTGTACGTCAAGCGACGGAACACCGTATGGTGGGAGGACGTGCCTTGATGACAGATTCTACGCACATTAAAGCGAATGCCAATAAAAATAAATTTGTACATAAATTTAAAAAAGAAAAGCCAAAGTTTTATATAGAGGAACTAGAGGCTGCGGTTATGGAAGATCGTGAAGCTCATGAAAAAAAGAATTAAAACCTAGAAAGGAAAGTGATACCCCTACTAAAAAAATTCGTATAAGTACAACTGATCCAGATAGTGGCTTTTTAATGAGGGATGGAAAACCGAACGGTTTTCATTTCTTAGATCATTGTACGACTGATGCGAAGTACAATGTGATTACAGATACCTATATAACGGCTGGAAATGTAGCGGATTCCGAGCCGTATTTAGCACGCCTCCAAGCTCAAA
The DNA window shown above is from Bacillus clarus and carries:
- the nheB gene encoding non-hemolytic enterotoxin NHE subunit B encodes the protein MTKKPYKVMALSTLMAVFAAGNIMPAHTFAAETTVKPAPVHAVAKAYNEYEEYSLGPEGLKDAMERTGSNALVMDLYALTIIKQGNVSFGNVTTVDAPLKAKVIQHQDTARGNAKQWLDVMKPQLISTNQNIINYNTKFQNYYDTLVAAVDAKDKSTLTKGLTRLSTSITENKAKVDQLVEDLKKFRNKMTADTQNFKSDANQITSILASQDAGIPLLQNQIATYNEAISKYNAIIIGSSVATALGPIAIIGGAVVIATGAGTPLGIALIAGGAAAVGGGTAGIVLAKKELDNAQSEIQKITGQITAAQLEVAGLTNIKTQTEYLTNTIDTAITALQNISNQWYTMGSKYNSLLQNVDSISPNDLVFIKEDLNIAKDSWKNIKDYAEKIYAEDIKVVDTKKA
- a CDS encoding HBL/NHE enterotoxin family protein, giving the protein MHKNFYKKCLLSIMIAGVATSNVFPLHPLAAEQKGQAQSLQESSKNYSLGPAGFQDVMAQTTSSIFAMDSYAKLIRDQQETDLNRISSINGDLRVNMIQHQKDAKMNAQYWLNQMKPQIMKTDQNIVDFNNTFQAFYNRLLAAIDQKDSGKLKVDLEKLYADIVKNQNEVDVLLGNLKTFRDRMAKDTNSFKEDSSQLTSILASTNAGIPVLEQQINTYNDSIKKSNDMVIAGGVLCVALITCLAGGPMIAVAKKDIANAEREIANLKARISGAQAEVAILTDVKNKTTNMTETIDAAITALQNISNQWYTVGAKYNNLLQNVKGISPEEFTFIKEDLNTARDSWKDVKNYTEKLHEGVTK